Proteins co-encoded in one Plectropomus leopardus isolate mb chromosome 14, YSFRI_Pleo_2.0, whole genome shotgun sequence genomic window:
- the lrrc9 gene encoding leucine-rich repeat-containing protein 9, with protein sequence MIQSEKQKHRGDEEVVKELCLANGVSYEKIAQEGSNVSSLEIFFSGFPRMVGLSFFPRLCQLTIVGQNIKHIEGLESCPLLRELWVVQCHLTGISGLQNCLQLEKLYLYDNQISEIKNLEVLINVEVLWLNNNCITEIQGLNTLQNLKELNLADNNIEKIGQSLDLNVSLQSLNLSGNKISFFKELTLLAHLPHLKELALKDPTSTPNPVCLLCNYATHVLYHMPGLQRLDTYDVSSKQVKEAAESTVMKKMMYYNMRVRTARRNLAEIRLSLMERKKTMLQLPEECIRTLSHAIKNLERELSKVPARCKKSACPLEDGSTHLVEADRSDSTLDASRDPAMEHKILSKTEALRERLVLWTRRLDEIESWYEQDLMQATNMMEYTIQFLLMELESVGNIRLEEGCSTDPWFTSCCDLLHSRFSHSDFKAHSVTGMKINRVIRIHNSALRLRFEDKLHTLLGSEESAVSSQNYRRRLEHLFYIADPEKHSEKDEILYVLEQGFKTSEQYKALEGEGAIPLSNSLSVTEQPRIEHTLHRASQGDSMESMDALPFRHSQIIVSKVFVGHSMPIREGEPLDRSKYPRAYSVYRNVDTKHRTAISEERPRSTKTHTGPECSPRRRQWFVFDHELVLPEYIIYFQYITADEEQPHSTGRDNTQSNDIIRDREVLNMEPVLKPQPKLLSLDDKILLNVARANVLSQITVLNLHGNSLSKIKEISHLTALRHLTISFNEFTRLDDISHMPNLEFLDASHNHIVTLEGLRRLGQLKQLDLRWNQLTKVREDTAVLRKHTPALLRLDTRYNPWSRLEALRITILGRLTTLTHLDDMMVAEEEAAHAVQMAAGSKINQASLQAHSRTHSERPRSLSLLSTAELLCLLSPTPWGLEQDLELDWTAQITVLNLDGQRISKLINLNKLFNLRWASFNNNDISKVEGLDSCSKLEELSLNNNSINTLNGLSKLHSLNKLSVDGNQLSSLDASVLDQLPNLSFMSVENNCISSLHGIQRARSLLELYIGSNQISTSRDIYYLKSLTNLIILDLHGNPLVEKLENYRIYVVFHLPSLKALDGIAVEITECESAKDMFGGRLTPDMVAEKLGHSNYSDITYLTLQSCSIRMVDLSPADLFCSLRSVNLDHNNLTSFSGLIYLPNIKALCLNYNHIESILPRQKTALTNRQILYSKVHSSGYGQQSPSKGKGETGPAGSLEPLMGSLEVLHLSHNGISNMANLQLSRLTNLKALFLQGNEISQVEGLEGLHQLRELVLDRNRIKTLAENSFAAQNVLLELHLAENRIRELNHLDPLIELRKLFLGMNKLQDITELDKLEVLPSLTELSVVGNPVAKNSLHRPAMVLRLSQLQVLDGVMVTLEERTRAELLSADPSPCTQYPGASLPTTEINLPGLLPLMPRNTPLRGMTISGGLQNFVHGHDILPSHVDEAQTHYTYKHKKHKHGNAVRNGQADITFRNIRRTGGNLSTTGLLHDGNRVIITYPSQEQDNRFPNGGKPPSM encoded by the exons ATGATACAGAGTGAGAAACAAAAGCACCGTGGTGACGAGGAGGTGGTCAAAGAGCTG tGCTTGGCCAATGGAGTGTCCTATGAAAAAATTGCACAAGAAGGAAGCAATGTCAGCTCCctggagatttttttctctggttttcCCCGCATGGTTGGGCTTTCCTTCTTCCCTAGGCTCTGTCAGCTCACCATAGTGGGCCAGAATATAAAACACATTGAGGGACTTGAGAGCTGTCCTCTGCTTCGGGAGCTCTGGGTTGTTCAGTGCCATCTGACT GGAATATCTGGACTACAGAATTGTTTACAACTGGAGAAACTCTACCTTTATGATAATCaaatcagtgaaataaaaaacttGGAAGTGCTGATCAACGTGGAAGTCCTGTGGCTCAACAACAACTGCATCACTGAGATACAG GGCTTGAACACGCTTCAAAACCTCAAAGAACTAAACCTTGCTGACAACAATATTGAAAAGATTG GGCAAAGCCTTGATCTTAATGTCAGCCTTCAGAGTCTTAATCTGTCCGGGAACAAGATCAGCTTCTTTAAG GAGCTGACCCTGCTTGCCCATTTACCCCATCTGAAAGAACTAGCACTGAAGGACCCCACGTCAACCCCAAACCCAGTGTGTCTGCTTTGTAACTACGCCACACATGTTCTTTACCACATGCCAGGCCTCCAGCGACTTGACACCTATGATGTCTCGAGCAAGCAAGTCAAGGAAGCAGCTGAG tCGACAGTTATGAAGAAAATGATGTACTACAACATGCGTGTACGGACTGCTCGCAGGAACCTTGCAGAGATCCGCCTCAGTctgatggagagaaagaaaactatGTTACAGTTACCTGAAGAATGCATCAGAACACTCAGTCACGCCATCAAAAAT CTGGAGCGTGAGCTGTCCAAGGTGCCGGCTAGATGCAAGAAGTCTGCCTGCCCTTTGGAGGACGGATCGACTCACCTGGTTGAAGCGGACAGAAGTGACTCAACGCTGGACGCCAGTCGCGATCCCGCCATGGAGCACAAAATACTCAGCAAGACTGAAgcactgagagagagactggTGTTATGGACGAGGAGGCTGGATGA GATTGAATCCTGGTATGAACAGGATTTGATGCAAGCCACAAACATGATGGAATACACTATCCAGTTTCTGTTGATGGAACTAgaaagtgttggaaatatcCGTTTGGAAGAGGGCTGCTCCACAGACCCTTG GTTTACTTCCTGTTGCGATCTCCTGCATTCCCGCTTCTCTCATTCAGATTTCAAGGCTCACAGCGTCACCGGCATGAAGATCAATAGAGTTATCCGCATCCATAACAGCGCTTTGAGGCTTCGCTTTGAAGATAAACTTCACACCCTTCTAGGCAGTGAAGAGTCTGCCGTCTCCTCACA GAATTACAGACGTCGGCTGGAGCATTTGTTCTACATCGCTGACCCTGAAAAACATAGTGAGAAGGATGAAATTCTTTACGTCCTGGAGCAAGGCTTCAAAACATCCGAACAATATAAG GCCTTAGAAGGAGAGGGTGCAATACCTTTATCCAACAGCCTGAGTGTGACTGAACAACCCAGGATTGAACACACACTGCACCGGGCCAGCCAAGGCGACTCCATGGAGAGTATGGACGCACTCCCCTTCAGGCACA GTCAGATTATTGTTTCCAAAGTGTTTGTGGGCCACAGCATGCCTATCCGAGAGGGGGAGCCATTGGACAGAAGCAAATATCCCAGAGCCTACTCGGTGTATCGAAATGTGGACACCAAGCACAGAACTGCAATAAGTGAAG AGAGGCCGCGCtccaccaaaacacacaccGGTCCAGAGTGCAGTCCCAGACGAAGACAGTGGTTTGTGTTTGACCATGAACTCGTCCTGCCTGAGtacatcatttattttcaatacatcACAGCG gatGAAGAACAACCACACAGCACGGGCAGAGACAACACTCAGTCCAACGATATCATCCGAGACAGGGAAGTCCTCAACATGGAGCCTGTGCTGAAGCCACAGCCCAAGTTGTTGAGCTTAGATGACAAAATTCTGCTTAATGTGGCCAGAGCCAATGTCCTCAGTCAAATCACT GTGCTGAACCTTCATGGCAACAGTCTGAGTAAAATAAAGGAGATTTCCCATCTCACAGCTTTGCGGCATCTTACCATCAGCTTCAATGAGTTCACACGCCTGGATGACATTTCTCACATG CCCAACCTTGAGTTTTTGGACGCTAGCCATAATCACATAGTGACCCTTGAAGGACTGAGGAGGTTGGGGCAGCTCAAACAGCTCGACCTGCGCTGGAACCAGCTGACTAAGGTCAGAGAGGATACGGCTGttctgagaaaacacacacctgctctaCTGAGGCTTGACACCAGATACAACCCCTGGAGCAGG cttgaagCCCTCAGAATTACCATATTGGGCCGTCTGACAACCCTCACACACCTGGATGATATGATGGTagcagaggaggaggctgcTCATGCTGTTCAGATGGCTGCTGGATCCAAAATTAACCAG GCATCTCTTCAAGCTCACTCGCGTACCCACAGCGAGCGTCCCCGCAGTCTCAGCCTCCTGTCAACAGCCGAGCTCCTATGTCTTCTCAGTCCTACACCCTGGGGCCTCGAACAAGACTTGGAGCTAGACTGGACTGCACAG ATCACTGTCCTGAACCTGGATGGCCAGAGGATTTCCAAACTGATCAATCTGAATAAGCTGTTCAATCTCCGCTGGGCTTCCTTTAATAACAATGACATCTCTAAAGTGGAGGGTCTCGACAGCTGCTCGAAGCTGGAGGAGCTCTCactcaacaacaacagcataaaCACACTCAATG GCCTGTCAAAATTGCATAGCCTCAATAAACTGAGTGTAGATGGGAATCAGCTGTCTAGTCTTGATGCCTCAGTCCTCGATCAGCTGCCCAACCTGTCCTTTATGTCTGTGGAGAACAACTGTATCAGTTCCCTGCACGGCATCCAGAGAGCCCGCTCCCTTCTCGAGCTCTACATCGGCAGCAACCAAATATCTACGTCGCGTGACATTTACTACCTGAAG AGTTTGACAAACCTCATCATTCTGGATCTTCATGGGAATCCTCTAGTGGAGAAACTGGAAAACTATCGGATTTATGTGGTGTTCCACCTACCCTCCCTTAAAGCTCTGGATGGCATCGCAGTG GAGATAACTGAATGTGAAAGTGCAAAAGATATGTTTGGAGGAAGACTAACCCCTGACATGGTAGCAGAGAAGCTGGGCCACTCAAACTACTCAGACATCACCTACCTCACCCTGCAGTCCTGCTCCATTAG GATGGTTGATCTGTCTCCAGCCGACCTGTTCTGTAGCCTACGCAGTGTCAACTTAGACCACAACAACCTCACCTCTTTTTCAGGTCTCATTTACCTGCCCAACATCAAG GCTCTGTGTCTGAACTACAACCACATTGAGTCCATCCTGCCCAGACAGAAGACTGCtctgacaaacagacagatcCTGTACAGCAAAGTCCACTCCAGTGGCTACGGCCAACAGAGCCCATCCAAGGGCAAAGG GGAAACTGGGCCTGCTGGCAGCCTGGAGCCACTGATGGGCAGCCTGGAGGTGCTGCATTTGAGTCACAATGGCATCTCGAATATGGCCAATCTGCAGCTCAGCAGGCTCACCAATCTTAAAGCACTCTTCCTCCAAG GTAATGAGATCAGCCAGGTGGAAGGATTGGAGGGTCTTCACCAGCTCAGAGAGCTTGTGTTAGACAGGAACCGGATCAAAACTCTGGCTGAAAACTCTTTTGCAGCCCAGAACGTCCTGCTAGAGCTGCACCTAGCAGAGAACCGGATCCGGGAGCTCAACCATCTCGATCCTTTAATTGAGCTCCGCAAGCTCTTTCTCGGCATGAACAAGCTGCAG gACATCACAGAGCTTGACAAACTAGAAGTCCTTCCATCACTGACAGAGCTCTCTGTTGTTGGCAATCCT gTGGCCAAAAATTCTCTCCACAGACCAGCAATGGTGCTCCGTCTGTCCCAGTTACAGGTCCTGGATGGAGTGATGGTCACCCTGGAAGAAAGGACCAGGGCTGAACTCCTCAGTGCTGATCCATCA CCATGCACCCAGTACCCTGGAGCTTCTCTTCCCACAACTGAAATAAACCTACCTGGGCTGCTGCCCCTCATGCCTCGAAACACCCCTCTAAGAGGAATGACTATAAGTGGAGGGCTGCAGAACTTTGTGCATGGGCACGATATCCTACCGAGTCACGTGGACGAGGCCCAAACTCATTACACATACAAGC